One genomic segment of Desulforamulus reducens MI-1 includes these proteins:
- a CDS encoding helix-turn-helix domain-containing protein codes for MYSSKELGLKVKKAREQRSKRSGQDFTQKMLAFKIGETSKWVQKLEKGQFYPEWDALNLIADTCGVSIQFLIDEDFEDEVDYEEAVKGGQIARTISEEDLYV; via the coding sequence GTGTATAGCTCAAAGGAATTAGGCCTCAAAGTTAAGAAGGCTCGGGAACAAAGATCCAAAAGAAGTGGACAGGACTTTACCCAAAAAATGCTTGCCTTTAAGATAGGTGAAACCTCAAAATGGGTTCAAAAGTTGGAAAAAGGACAGTTTTACCCCGAATGGGACGCATTAAATCTCATAGCGGATACCTGTGGTGTATCAATTCAATTCTTAATTGATGAAGATTTTGAGGATGAAGTGGATTATGAAGAGGCTGTAAAAGGTGGTCAAATTGCCAGAACCATAAGTGAAGAAGACCTGTACGTTTAA
- a CDS encoding S-layer homology domain-containing protein, whose protein sequence is MKGRRHLFVLILVFSLLTSTYAWAASSHLYRDTTGKWWEQSVAECSAADLVGGRGQGIFDPKAPVSQLEVIVFLNRAMGHRAEADNYSMSAGGYNFPKDFPEWAKKNVAFAADKGYISKAGIPSMKPKNSASRAEVAVLFANALKLSADGYQLNFKDKSKIPSSLQSYVAAAVKHGVMSGRPDNTFDPNASVTRAEMAAIISRLFENGKINPNAGKYYMAKLTQVDATGQKITVLKGGQTVTLNLQADSLYYWDGKKISAGSLKVNENIRVVIDATGKVVYIANTKSNQSNGTVSVTTTYTGTIKGLISGNQWMLSFQPDTGTLNSYPLLGSVSITQSGATKDLTALTSGARAEIKVTGGSVTEIKLLSSVSTDNGRKGYVVNMYLDYFTVRYDDGTSEEIDKRNVSTTFLQMSRGQRVSIGKVGSIVSSIVPLNETKKVFGDVIRISSSDITIEDGDGYERTYSLASGYRIKDKDGDSLDRDEVEKEEFVEIELNSKDEATTIRLTEGGGSSSAIQGEVTELDTSGSLEITIEKTNGDDKSYDVDDDVDVYDDGKRKDFDDIRKGDYVKLKLDKNDDVTRIDILDVEIVKGKVTEVDDSGSWGITIENSSGKEKTYDVSKNVDVYEGSKSRKFDQIDKKDYVKLIFDNDDDEVITIIITDDDSSGDYEGTITKLDDDEITIKGKSTKTYDLARNVKIQRDGKDLYVDEVLIGSECEVTIDDDEVEKIKITDDEDIEIEGELYSASSSYIYLKQDNGKHKLYFADNADLEDDDGDDIDEDDLDDYEGKDVEIELRDGKIKSLEVK, encoded by the coding sequence TTGAAAGGGAGAAGACACCTATTCGTATTGATCTTAGTTTTTTCCTTGTTAACCAGCACCTATGCCTGGGCGGCATCCTCGCACCTTTATAGGGATACCACAGGCAAGTGGTGGGAACAATCTGTGGCGGAATGCAGTGCTGCGGACTTGGTAGGCGGCAGGGGACAGGGTATATTTGACCCCAAGGCGCCCGTTTCCCAGTTGGAAGTCATTGTTTTTCTAAACCGTGCCATGGGACATCGAGCAGAGGCAGACAACTATAGTATGTCTGCGGGTGGCTATAACTTCCCAAAGGATTTTCCCGAATGGGCTAAAAAGAATGTAGCCTTTGCGGCTGATAAGGGCTACATATCAAAGGCTGGAATTCCCAGTATGAAGCCTAAGAATTCAGCCAGTAGGGCAGAGGTAGCAGTACTTTTTGCCAATGCTTTAAAATTAAGTGCGGATGGTTACCAGCTAAATTTTAAAGACAAGTCTAAAATTCCTTCCAGTCTGCAGTCCTATGTGGCTGCTGCTGTGAAGCATGGCGTTATGTCGGGCCGTCCGGATAATACCTTTGATCCCAATGCCAGTGTAACAAGGGCTGAAATGGCGGCCATTATTTCCCGATTGTTTGAAAATGGCAAGATTAACCCCAATGCCGGCAAATATTATATGGCTAAACTGACACAAGTTGATGCAACGGGTCAGAAAATCACTGTCTTAAAGGGTGGCCAGACGGTCACGCTGAATTTACAGGCTGATTCCCTTTACTACTGGGATGGTAAGAAAATTTCGGCAGGGTCTTTAAAGGTAAATGAAAATATAAGGGTAGTTATTGATGCCACAGGTAAAGTGGTCTACATAGCTAATACCAAGTCAAACCAGAGTAACGGGACTGTATCTGTTACTACAACCTATACGGGTACTATTAAGGGATTAATAAGTGGCAATCAGTGGATGTTATCATTCCAACCAGATACAGGAACATTGAACTCTTATCCTCTGTTAGGCTCTGTAAGCATTACACAAAGTGGTGCAACAAAGGATTTAACTGCTTTAACCAGCGGTGCTCGGGCTGAAATAAAAGTAACCGGTGGCAGTGTTACAGAAATTAAGCTCCTTAGCAGTGTATCTACAGATAACGGACGCAAGGGCTACGTGGTTAACATGTATTTAGATTACTTTACGGTTCGCTATGATGATGGCACCAGTGAAGAAATTGATAAAAGAAATGTCAGCACAACGTTTCTTCAAATGTCCAGGGGTCAGAGGGTTTCCATTGGGAAGGTTGGCAGTATCGTATCCAGTATTGTACCCTTGAATGAAACTAAAAAGGTCTTTGGTGATGTTATTAGGATTAGCTCATCGGATATTACCATTGAAGATGGGGATGGTTATGAGCGCACTTATTCTTTAGCCAGTGGTTATAGGATAAAGGATAAGGATGGAGATTCCCTGGACAGGGATGAGGTAGAAAAGGAAGAATTTGTAGAAATAGAACTGAACAGCAAGGATGAAGCAACCACCATACGATTAACAGAAGGAGGGGGCTCCTCCTCTGCTATCCAAGGTGAAGTTACCGAACTTGACACTTCTGGGTCCTTAGAGATTACCATTGAGAAAACCAATGGTGACGATAAGTCCTATGATGTGGACGACGATGTGGATGTTTATGATGACGGAAAACGCAAAGATTTTGATGATATTCGTAAAGGAGATTATGTTAAGTTAAAGTTAGACAAGAATGATGACGTAACCAGAATCGATATTTTGGATGTTGAGATTGTTAAGGGAAAGGTTACCGAAGTAGATGACTCGGGTAGTTGGGGAATCACCATTGAGAATTCAAGTGGCAAAGAGAAAACCTATGATGTATCTAAAAATGTGGATGTCTATGAAGGAAGTAAAAGCAGGAAATTTGATCAAATTGATAAGAAAGATTATGTAAAGTTAATTTTTGATAATGATGATGATGAGGTAATTACCATCATAATTACTGATGATGATTCCAGTGGTGATTATGAAGGAACCATTACCAAACTGGATGACGATGAAATCACCATCAAGGGTAAAAGTACGAAAACCTATGATCTAGCCAGGAATGTTAAAATCCAAAGGGATGGGAAGGATCTGTATGTAGACGAAGTCCTCATTGGCTCGGAATGTGAAGTCACCATTGATGATGACGAAGTGGAAAAGATCAAGATAACCGATGATGAAGATATTGAAATTGAGGGAGAGCTTTATAGTGCCAGTTCCTCGTATATCTATCTAAAACAAGATAATGGCAAGCACAAGCTTTATTTTGCCGATAATGCAGATTTAGAAGATGATGATGGGGATGATATTGACGAAGATGATCTGGATGACTATGAAGGAAAAGATGTAGAAATTGAACTCAGAGATGGAAAAATTAAATCCTTGGAAGTGAAATAA
- a CDS encoding 5' nucleotidase, NT5C type, giving the protein MRIGIDLDGTIADNLELLVQTMNHYCSKDLCGEEIYQYNLCEVYNIKEEQFIQLMEEKEEEIIIKSPIISFASESIHKLVLEGWEVHIITARSPRYQGATEKWLQEKEIPFTGLHLLDSHNKLEICQQLGVKLMVEDNIHNAYQLNGGGIPIILFDAPHNRHWPWQGIRCKSWQEIYSFVKNHRFCP; this is encoded by the coding sequence ATGAGAATTGGGATAGATCTAGATGGGACCATTGCTGATAACCTTGAATTGCTTGTACAAACAATGAACCATTATTGTAGCAAGGATTTATGTGGTGAAGAAATTTATCAATACAACCTCTGTGAGGTTTATAACATAAAAGAAGAGCAATTTATTCAACTAATGGAAGAGAAGGAAGAGGAAATTATTATAAAGAGTCCGATAATTTCCTTTGCCAGTGAATCCATCCATAAACTGGTTCTGGAGGGATGGGAAGTTCATATTATTACTGCCCGAAGTCCCAGATATCAAGGGGCTACAGAGAAGTGGTTGCAGGAGAAGGAAATACCTTTCACCGGGCTGCATCTGTTAGATTCCCATAATAAATTGGAAATTTGCCAGCAGCTTGGTGTAAAGTTGATGGTTGAGGATAATATTCATAATGCTTACCAATTAAATGGGGGAGGGATTCCCATAATCTTGTTTGATGCTCCCCACAACCGACATTGGCCATGGCAGGGAATTCGATGCAAATCCTGGCAAGAAATTTATAGCTTCGTAAAAAATCATAGGTTCTGTCCCTAA
- a CDS encoding YmaF family protein — MTPSVQTHVHEFLGSTQLAVQGELRHNHRFAGVTSEEIPKGDSHVHAILVNTDFFFNHFHELGVETGPAIPVGNDDLMKQNRKSYLIDTVIVDKTKHRAV, encoded by the coding sequence ATGACCCCTTCCGTACAGACACATGTGCATGAGTTTTTAGGCAGCACCCAATTAGCAGTACAAGGTGAGTTAAGGCATAATCATCGTTTTGCCGGTGTAACCAGTGAGGAAATCCCCAAAGGCGACAGCCATGTGCATGCAATTCTAGTGAATACGGATTTCTTTTTCAACCACTTCCATGAACTTGGGGTTGAAACCGGGCCAGCCATCCCTGTTGGGAACGACGATTTAATGAAGCAAAACAGAAAGAGTTATTTGATAGATACTGTCATAGTTGATAAAACAAAACACCGAGCGGTTTGA
- a CDS encoding methyl-accepting chemotaxis protein has protein sequence MCLSGSITTSIQDISNKSQDTTTLAGVGSEGIGKLTGQMQLISNTSQEIAGVIATLSNKSQEISHIVEIINNIAEQTNLLALNAAIEAARAGEQGRGFAVVAEEVRKLAEQSAGSAQEIKDLISDIQQESQKAVTTMSEGVKQVDSGNLVAQDVGQKFREIINSVQGLTAQIEEVAFTTEQIMAGVQNVAVATEEQTAAMQEVAASAEALAKT, from the coding sequence ATCTGCCTCAGTGGATCAATCACTACTAGTATTCAGGATATATCTAATAAGTCTCAGGATACAACTACTCTAGCTGGTGTAGGGAGTGAAGGTATTGGGAAATTAACTGGCCAAATGCAATTAATATCTAACACTAGCCAAGAAATAGCAGGTGTAATTGCGACATTAAGCAACAAGTCGCAAGAGATTAGCCATATTGTAGAAATAATAAACAACATAGCTGAACAGACAAACCTACTAGCTCTTAATGCTGCCATTGAGGCAGCCAGAGCAGGAGAGCAGGGGCGGGGCTTTGCGGTAGTGGCAGAGGAAGTTCGAAAGTTGGCAGAGCAGTCTGCTGGTTCAGCGCAAGAAATCAAAGACTTGATTAGCGATATTCAACAGGAGTCTCAAAAAGCAGTAACTACAATGTCTGAAGGTGTGAAGCAGGTTGATTCAGGAAATTTAGTTGCCCAAGATGTAGGACAGAAATTTAGAGAGATTATCAATTCTGTTCAGGGACTAACTGCACAGATTGAAGAAGTTGCTTTTACAACTGAACAAATTATGGCTGGGGTTCAGAACGTGGCAGTAGCTACAGAGGAACAAACTGCCGCAATGCAAGAGGTAGCTGCATCTGCAGAGGCACTAGCCAAGACTTAA